CGGATACCGTGCAGACCTTCGTCATTCTCGTGGGGGCCTTCATCCTCATGGGTTACGGTATGGCTCTCAGCCGGGGTGAGTGGGGGGGCGCGAAGGTCGTGGGTCGCAGAGCCCTCAACTTGGGGGCAGGGACTTTGCGCATCTCTGGCACGTGGGTCCTAGGGAGGGCCTTGGCGCAGGCGCCAGGTCCCCTGACGACCTTGCTGTTTCAGCTTTCCACGAGGTAGGAGGGTATTCAGGGCTTTTTGACAAATACTTGGGGGCAGTGACGTCGCTGACGGTGTCCGAGGATCCGGCTGTGGGCAACATCTCCAGCTCCTGCTTTCGACCCCGGCCCGACTCCTACCATCTGCTCCGGGACCCTGTGACGGGGGACCTGCCGTGGCCCGCGCTGCTCCTGGGGCTTACCATCGTCTCAGGCTGGTACTGGTGCAGCGACCAGGTGCGGTTAGTGCTTGGGTGGGGAGCAAGGCTGGCGCAGAGCCAGAACCGCTGTGGGCGGAGCTGAGATGGGTGGAGCCTGAACCCATCGGGGCGCTAGGTCGAAGGCGTGGTCTGAGGGGGCGGGAACGGGGCCAGGGTGGAGATAACCCCGATGGAGCCGGATCCAAGAGGTAGGGTCTGCGTGTTGAGCTGAATTGCTTGCGCCTCTGAGCCGGAGGCGAGCCCTGAATTAAAGTGACGAGTTGAGGCAAGGCCCGAGGGACGGGGTATCCGGTACTGGATGCAGGTAGTTGAACGCACCTCGTTGCAGGTCATAGTGCAGCGCTGCCTGGCCGGGAAAAACCTGACCCACATCAAGGCGGGCTGCATCCTGTGTGGCTACTTGAAGCTGATGCCCATGTTCCTCATGGTCATGCCCGGCATGATCAGCCGTATTCTTTACCCGGGTAACGTCTTCCTCCCCGCCCCGACCGAGAGTCCTGTGCCTTATCCAGCCCCTTTCTTGTGCAAGGATTCAGGTGCCTGTCTCCCATTTCAGTTACCGTGCTAAGATTTGGGAATCTGGTCACCCAGCCCCATCTCCCACCAGGGGTCCCATCTTTCTTCCAGTAGGATTCCCCGTCCCCACTTCAGGGATCCGAATTCCCAGACTAGGTCCCGTCCTAGCCGTGTCGTGCCTTCTCTCCCGCAGACGAGGTGGCGTGTGTGGTGCCTGAGGTGTGTAAGCGCGTGTGCGGCACTGAGGTGGGCTGCTCCAACATTGCCTACCCGCGGCTCGTCGTGAAGCTCATGCCCAATGGTGAGGGCGAGCACCTGGGTTTTCCCCTGCTCACAGGCGCAGGCACACTGCGGAGACTGCCCCTGGGACGAGTCACCCCTCGCCAAGCCCACACCCTCCCAGGACACCCTGGTGGCCCTAGACTGAAGTTCCCATCGGCCCGCAGGTCTGCGCGGACTCATGCTGGCGGTCATGCTGGCAGCGCTCATGTCCTCGCTGGCTTCAATCTTCAACAGCAGCAGCACGCTTTTCACCATGGACATCTACACCCGCCTGCGACCCCGCGCAGGCGACCGCGAGCTGCTGCTAGTAGGACGGTGCGGCCTGGGTTTACTCCCATCTCCTGACCTACAAATTAGCCTGGTGTGGGAACAGGGAGCACTCCTACGGTTGGGGGAAGGCGGGGGTGCTGAGTGAAATCTGATGGCCGCCCACCGCAGGCTCTGGGTGGTGTTCATCGTCGCCGTGTCGGTGGCCTGGCTACCGGTGGTGCAGGCAGCACAGGGCGGGCAGCTGTTTGATTATATTCAGGCAGTCTCCAGCTACCTGGCGCCACCTGTGTCCGCTGTCTTCGTGCTAGCGCTCTTTGTGCCCCGCGTCAATGAGAAGGTGAGTGTGCATAGTTGTGAGCTTGGGGCGGGACTAGGCCATTCCCAGGAGGCTGATGCTCTCTCCCCCTACAGGGTGCCTTCTGGGGACTGATTGGGGGCCTGCTGATGGGTCTGGCGCGCCTTATTCCGGAGTTCTCCTTCGGCTCTGGCAGCTGCGTGCGGCCCTCAGGGTGCCCAGCGCTCCTCTGCAGCATGCACTACCTCTACTTCGCCATTGTGCTCTTCGTCTGTTCTGGCCTCCTCACCCTCGTAGTCTCACTGTGCACAGCACCCATCCCGCACAAGCACGTAAGTGCTGGCCTCTGGAGGGGCACTAAACATGCACCGTGTGGGCTAGTGCAGCCCTCTCCACCAGCAGTCTGCCAGTCCGCTTCCAGGAATGCCCAGTGGGGGGACTGAATTTCTATAGAGGGCTGGTGAGGGCAGGCTGGGAGTCCAATTTGAAGTTCCGTTTGCAAAGCAGGcacaatgttttatttaaatgacatttatttgaGGTGGTTTGGGGGGATGTGGCTTGAAGATTGTGAGGGAAGTGATTAAAGCCCCTGAAAGTCCTTGGCATGGCCTTTGGGACTGAAAACACACAGGATGTGATTGGTGGCTGAGAGACGGAGGACTATCTTGAAAGCCCACAAAAGGGTTTGGTCTTGTGCTGCTGCAGGGCAGGTGCTCCAGGGCAGGGCTGACTGGAGGGAAGGACGAAAGAGCTGGGCCAGGAACGATGGGCAGGATTCCTCCATAGAGAGGGGGAAGGCAGCAGGAGGAAACTGAGCAAATACCCACAGGAAGGAACACTGTAAGGACTCGAAGACTAGAGTCTAAAGTACAGTACTACAACTGTGAGCGTAGACAGGGAACCTGGGGTGATGAAGCAGGGGTTGGGGGTAGCAGGACCAAGAGGAGCTTGGGTTTAGTTTGAGGACAGCCATGGAAGGTTGGCTCTGAGTGAGCTGAGCCTGGGCTGGGTGTGCAGGCTGGATAGGGAGGAGGTTAGGGGTGCCAATGTGGACAACAGACCTCGGGGTCTTGGGTGGGGGAACAGAACTCCCACTTGGTCCCTGCTCCCACCCTTCCCCAGCTTCACCGCCTGGTTTTCAGTCTCCGGCACAGTAAGGAGAAGCGGGAGGACCTGGATGCTGATGAGCTGGAAGGTCCAATCTCACCCCCTGTACAGAACGGGTGCCCCGAGCATGTAGTAGAAATGGAGGGTAAGGCACTGCCCAAGGAGGTGGGGCTAGGGAACTGGGTGAACCAAGTTTCCTGAAACTAACTATCGGGCTTCAATTTTTCCCAGAGTCCCGGTCCTCGGCACCAGGCTTGCTCCGCCAGTGCCTGCTCTGGTTCTGTGgagtgagcagggctggggcaggtaGTCTGTCAGCTCCCACCCAGGAGGAGGTGGCTGCAGCAGCCAGGCGGCTAGAAGACATCAGTGAGGACCCGAGCTGGGCCCGTGTGGTCAACCTCAATGCCCTGCTCATGATGGCAGTGGCCACATTCCTCTGGGGCTTTTATGCCTGAGGCCAACTGTGTTGGACACCATGAGCCACACAGCCAGGACAGGGCTCAGCCTTACaatgagtgggggtggggagcctgcagtggtgagaggggagtggggcaggagggggagtaGGAAGGCCctggtttcccttctctccaccttgtCTCTGCCTGGGGTCCACTCCATCGGACTGGCAGTCACTTCCTGTGAGGTCTTGGCCAACCTGCCAAGCAGTTCCCCTAAGcaaaaataaagctgcttttcCCACATTCCGCTATGGCCAAAGTGTCATTGCTCCAGGCTCCTGTCCTGGGACCTGGACCTCTGTCTGGGCTGCTCACAAGAATTTCTTCTCTGGAGACAGGAGCCATGTGGCCCTCCACTCATCCACCTCTAGCTGGTGCTTCTCAGTCTTCCAACCGGCATCCTGCAGTCCTGGGGAGAGGTTATGGGAGTGCTGCCAGGACCCTGGGGGAGGAGACTCTGGGCTGACCCTGGGGAGGGGGTTAATGAGTGGCACAGGCTCGGCATGGCCTTGCTTCTGCTGGGTAATCTCTGGCATAAAATAAGGCTAAAACCTCATCTGGTTGCAGCAAGAATTCATTGACCTAGCACATGGAAAAGGGTGGAACtgagtaggtgctaaataaaagGCCATCATCAGTAATTTGCGAGCCTCCCCTTGCCCCTAGTTCTTCAATGCCAACTGGGATTACACAGACTGTCAGCACTAACTTAGCCCTCAGGGAGACCATCCTAACCTCCCCATCCTGCAGAGagggaacctgaggcccagactTACGCTCACAGAGAGAACCCAGGTCTTCCACCTCccaggtggaggggtggggataGGGGTAGGCAGGGCCCCTGGGGAGAAGGCCTCAGAGGCCAAGGAGCCATAGGGCTGAAGGATGTTTTTACCTTTCAAGAACTTTGGGAACAGCTTGTCCAACACATGGTGCGTCTCCCTGACGATGACCCAACTCTCTTTCGCGAGACCTAGGGGGTTGCAGAACCAGCAGCTCTCAGGTCCTCAAGCTGAAGAGGGAGTGCTTCCTTTCTCCACCCCACTTCTAGTCACCTGCAGTTTAGATTTTGAGGTGCTTACCTGCCTGTACTTGGTTCCTCAGTTCCTCCAGCTCTCTTGGGAGGGGCCCATCTCTCCGCAGGGCTCCAAGCACCAGCCCGTGTGTGGCGGCCCTCAGGACGGTCTCAGGGCCTGCCATTTGGCTCAGAACTACCTGTACCTGGTCTGGAGAGACCCAGGGACAGACTGGTACCAGGGAAGTGCCACCTCCCCAAACACGCTCAACCCTGCTACGGCTGCTTCATCCCTGTCTGCCCCCAGAGGCCTTGGCCTGGCATGGAAGGCCATCTCTCACGCTTTCCTTTCCAACTTCATCTCCCGCTGCTCCCCAGTGCTCTGGACAAACTGAAATGCCCAATTTCCAAATACAATTTCAGGGCAGCTCACTGAGGTGGGTTCATTTTGCATGTCTTTAATGGCTAGTGAGAATAAGCCCCTTTTAGCACCCAACTAGCAGACCAGGAAACTCTAGTACTTGTTTCCTCAAGTAGTGACCCCGGATGGGAGAGAAAATAACCAAAGGTCGTAATCTTATTTGAGTAAGTGTGTTACAATGTATAGAGTGTTTGTAAATAATCACCTTATTTGATTCTCATAAAAACACTGCAGGTATTAAGGCAGGTAttgttagctccattttacagagagagaaggtgaattTCATTGGGGCATGCACCAATGATTTCCGTGTGTCAAGTCTTAGTCCAGAGCTCACTCCAGGACACCAGGCAGCCTCCAAACTGTCCAGGCCTTGTGGCCTTGGAGCTGGAGGAATGAGAGGCTGAACCCAGGAGGATGAGTCTACGGCTGGGAGAATGTGGCACACTTACTTTGTGACTGGTTCCAGCGAAGGAGGTAGGGTTCTTGGTGCCCCTCAACCAGCTGCTGCAGCTCAGAGACACTGAAGGAGAGAGTGCAGTGGGGGAGGAGAAAGCAAAGGTAGGAGCAACCATCCAGTCAACTGAACAGCTACCTGTTAACCATAACTGTCCATACTTCATCTGTCCTTCACCCGCTTCCCAGCTCTCTCTCATTACCTATGCACCCCacatccatccttcctttcttcctgcatTCTGTcctccattttcctcatctatccATTCTTTCCTCATCCAACAAATACATCCTTTATATCTATGTTACACATTCTCCTCCCCTCAAGCACTCATACTGACCCCCAGTCTGTTCAGCAGAGATAAAGAACCTAGAGCAGAGAGGTGGGGCCTGGTCAGGGGAAGCCAGTATGTAATTGGAATAATGAGCATGTGTGGGGAGTGGCAGTAGTGATAGGTGGGAGACACTGGGCCACTCACCTGGAGATCAAGCAGTGTAGGGGGACCCCCAGGGATAGAGACACAGATGGCCAGAAACCTGTGGGAAGCTGGAGTC
This region of Equus quagga isolate Etosha38 chromosome 7, UCLA_HA_Equagga_1.0, whole genome shotgun sequence genomic DNA includes:
- the SLC5A2 gene encoding sodium/glucose cotransporter 2 — translated: MEEHTEAGSAVGLGDQKVLIDNPADILVLAAYFLLVVGVGLWSMCRTNRGTVGGYFLAGRSMVWWPVGASLFASNIGSGHFVGLAGTGAASGLAVAGFEWNALFVVLLLGWLFVPVYLTAGVITMPQYLRKRFGGRRIRLYLSLLSLFLYIFTKISVDMFSGAVFIQQALGWNIYASVIALLGITMIYTVTGGLAALMYTDTVQTFVILVGAFILMGYAFHEVGGYSGLFDKYLGAVTSLTVSEDPAVGNISSSCFRPRPDSYHLLRDPVTGDLPWPALLLGLTIVSGWYWCSDQVIVQRCLAGKNLTHIKAGCILCGYLKLMPMFLMVMPGMISRILYPDEVACVVPEVCKRVCGTEVGCSNIAYPRLVVKLMPNGLRGLMLAVMLAALMSSLASIFNSSSTLFTMDIYTRLRPRAGDRELLLVGRLWVVFIVAVSVAWLPVVQAAQGGQLFDYIQAVSSYLAPPVSAVFVLALFVPRVNEKGAFWGLIGGLLMGLARLIPEFSFGSGSCVRPSGCPALLCSMHYLYFAIVLFVCSGLLTLVVSLCTAPIPHKHLHRLVFSLRHSKEKREDLDADELEGPISPPVQNGCPEHVVEMEESRSSAPGLLRQCLLWFCGVSRAGAGSLSAPTQEEVAAAARRLEDISEDPSWARVVNLNALLMMAVATFLWGFYA